AATCGCTTCGACCCTCTGACCCAGTTACCTGTCACCTTCGATCGCGATCTGGTCATCGGAACGGTGCGCGGCAGCGCCTATATGGATCGGTCCAACGACGCCCTGAACCCCACAACCGGCTGGCGCCTTACGGTATCGGCCCAGCCAACAGCCGTGGCCGGCGAGGACACCGTTCTGTTCCTGCGCGCCGAAAGCCAACTGACCGCCTATCTGCCGGTCGAGGACGAGGCAAGGACCGTGCTTGCCGGTCGCGTTCGCGTGGGCACCATCATCGGCGGGGAAGAGCTGACCGTGCCTTCGGACCGGCTGTTCTACTCTGGTGGCGGCGGCTCGGTGCGCGGTTATGAGTATCAGGGCGTAGGCCCGCGCCTGCCTGACAACACGCCGCGCGGCGGACTTTCGCTGTTCGAAGCCTCGGCCGAGGTCCGGCGTGACCTGGGCAATAATTTCGGCGCGGTGGTCTTCGTCGATGCCGGGGCCATCGGCTTTCAGGAGACGCCGGACTTCGGCAATCTGCGCTATGGCGTGGGTGCGGGCGTTCGTTACAACCTGCCCTTCGGCCCGATCCGCGCCGACGTCGCCTTCCCGCTGGACAAGCGCGAAGGTGACGCGGACTTCCAGATCTACATCAGTATCGGCCAGGCGTTTTGACCGACCAGCCCGACATCGTCGAAACGCCGGACACCCCCGCCGAGGTGGAAAGGAAGAAGCGCACGCGTCTGCAGGCGCTGGCGTTCTTTGGCGGTATCGCGGCGGCTGCGATCGTGGCCCTGCTTGTCGTCGCCCTGGTCGGGGGGCGGATGTATCTGCTGTCGGGACCGGGCCGCGAACTGGTCACCGGCTTCTTGGCCGGCAAAAAGATCGGCAGCTATGGCCGGATCAGTGTCGAGGGACTGTCCGGTGACATCTTCGACGACTTCCGCATTGCCCGTGTAACCGTAACCGATGCCGAAGGCGTCTGGCTGGACGCGACCAACGTTCGGGTCGACTGGAGCTATCTGCCGCTGATCGCACGCCGGTTCCATGCGACGGAGATCAGCGCCGACCGTATCCGCCTGATCCGCCGTCCGATCGTTGAGGTCTCCGATGACCCGCCCGGCTCCATGCCGCTGGACATCGACATCGATAAGCTGAGCGCCGACGTAGAACTGCTGGAAGGGTTCAGCCAGGAGTATGGTCGCTGGAAGCTGACCGGCGACGCCAATGTGCCCCGGCGCGGCGACAAGTCGGCTTCGCTGAACGCCTACAGCGTGAACCGGCCGGGCGACTTTCTGCGTATTTCGGCCACTCTGGGCGACAGCATCGATCAGCTCAGGCTGAACCTGCGCGCCAATGAGGCCCAGGGCGGTCCCTTGGCCGGAGCGCTCGGCTATTCGCCCGACGAGCCGTTCTTCGCCACGGCCATCGTCAACGGCGAGGTCATCGACGCGGTCGTGCGGACCGGTGACTTCGTGCCCTTGACCGTCAAGGGCCGGTACAACGGCGATACCGGACTGAAAGTCTCGGGCTATTTCGACTTCAGCGGGTCGGATTTGCTGCAACCGTTCGTCGACAGGATCGGCCGCACGGCCCGGTTCGGCCTCGCCACGGTGCCGTCGAAACGCGAAGGGTATCAGGGCATCGGCTGGCGGCTGATTTCAGACAATCTGAACTCCAATGCCAGCGGCACCCTCCGCGTTTCCGACCGCAGCGTGCCGGACGGTATTCGCATCGAAGTGTCCACGCCCTCGCTGACCCGGCTGGCAGGAACCCCGGTGGCCGGCCCGGCCGCCTATTCCGCCGTTTTCACCGGCAATCAGAGCGACTGGAAGCTGGACGGACAGGTCAGTCTGAATGGTGCGGATCTGGCCAGCTATCGCGCGACCCGTCTGGCGGGTCCGCTGAGCATCGACGTCAATCCGCAGGCCATGAGCGTGCAAGGCGACATTCGAGGCGCGGGAGGCTCGGCCGACGGCATCATCGGGGCGCTGCTCGGAGCCACTCCGCGCGTGCAGTTCGAGGCTGCGCGTCTGGCCGATGGGGCCCTGCTGCTTCGCCGGGTCGAGGCGACCGGCCAGGCGCTCAGTCTGACCGGATCCGGATCACGCAACCTGCTGGGCGGGATGAGCTTCCGAGGACGCGCCGAAATCACCGACGTGGGACGGATCCAGCGCGGCGCGCGCGGCACCTTCGGTGGCCCGATCCAGGCGGCCAGCGCCCGAACCGGCGCCCCTTGGAGACTGTCCTTTGACGGACGGGGCCGCAATCTGGCGATCGGCATGGAAGAGCTGGACCGACTGTTGGGACGCAGCCCGCGCCTGGAGCTGGCGGGTCAGCTGAACGGCGGCCGGATCGAGCTCACGCGCGGCCAGCTGACGGGGGCCGCCGGGCGCGCCTCGGCCAAGGGACTCATCGAAGGCAACGGTCGGCTGCGGCTGGCCCTGGACTGGTCGGCCCAAGGCCCCTTCGGCGTCGGTCCTGTCGCCATCGACGGTGCCATGACCGGAAATGGTGCCCTGACCGGCACCATCGCCCAGCCGCGCGCCGACCTGCGTGCCGCCTTTGCACAGGTCGCGGCCGGGCCGCTGGACCTGACCGGCGTCGATCTGATCCTGAGCTTCCGAAAGGGGGCTGACGCGTCCGACGGGCGGGTCGCGATGACGGCCGGTTCCAACTATGGCCCAGCGCGCGCCTCGGGGAATTTCTATCTGGGCGGCGATCGGCTGCGCCTGACCGACGTCGATCTGGATGCCGGGGGCGTCCAGGCGCGCGGTGCCGTGGCCCTGTCGAACAACTTCCCGTCCAGCGCAGACCTCGCCTTCACGGCGCGGCCCGGGGCCTTCCTGACCTCCGGCCAGGCCGATGGCCGCATCCGCCTGACCGAGGGCGCGGGAAGTGAAACGGCGATCGTCGAGGTCAATGGCCGCAATGTTAAGCTGGCGGGGTCGCCCTATGTGATCCGCACGCTGCGGCTGGACGGACGCGGCACGCTGGCCCGCCTGCCCTTTACCCTGGTCACGGATGTCGGCGGCCCGACGCCGGTGCAGTTCGATGGAAATGGTGTCTACGCCCGCGATGGCCGGGCCCAGACCGTGACGCTAAGCGGCGACGGCCGCGTGCGCGAAATCGCCTTTGCGACCCGCAGCCCCGCCGTGATTGCCCTGGCCGGCGACGGTCAGGTGGTTCGCGTCGATCTCGGCATCGGCGGCGGCGTGCTGCTGGGCGAGCTGCGGGCCGATTCTCGCGCTGCCATCCTCCAGGCTGACCTGACCAGCGTGGACCTGGGCTCCATCTCCCCCGACCTGCGCGGTCGCGTGACGGGCAAGGTCTCCCTGCGCGGGGCGGGCGATGACCTGTCCGGCTCGGCCAATGTCACCTTGGACCGCGTTCGCAGTGCCGACGCGCCCCGCGGCCTGGCGGTCGGCGGTACGGTCAATGCCACCCTGGTCGACAACCGCCTGCGGATCGTCGCCGATGCCCGCAGCAATGGCGCGGTCGAGGCTTCGGCCGATGTGACCCTGCCTGTCGTGGCGTCTGCCGCGCCCCTGCGTCTGGCCATCGACCGGACGGGGGCCATGTCCGGCCAGGTCTCGGCCAAGGGCCAGATCCAGCCCATCTGGGACCTGTTCTTCGGCGGCGAACGCTCGCTGGAGGGTCAGATCGACGCCGACGCGACCCTGGCGGGCACCCTGAATGCGCCGCGCCTGAACGGCCGCCTGGACCTGACGGCCGGGGCCTTCCGCGACAATGGCACGGGCCTGCGCCTGGGCGACGTTGTTCTGGCCAGCCGGTTCGACGACGAGGTGGCGGTGATCGAGCGCTTTACCGCCACCGACACGGCGGGCGGCACGGTCTCCGGCACCGGTCGCCTGGGTCTGCGCGAAGGCGGCGGATCGACTGCGCGCCTGGACTTCACCCGCTTCCGCGTCATCGACAACGAGATCGCCGAAGCCCGCGCCTCGGGTCCATTGACCATCACCCGCGCCACCGACGGCAACATCACCCTGGCCGGTGAACTGGATATCGACGAGGCCAATATCTCGCCCAACCTGCCCGGTTCCAACGGCATCGTCCGCATGGATGTGATCGAGATCAACCGCCCCGGCGGCAATACGGTCGAGGTCGAGGAAGCCGTGGCCCCGGCACCGGGCCCCCAGATCAACCTCGACATCCGGCTGCGCTCGCCCGGCGGCGACGTCCGCGTGGTCGGACGCGGCCTGAACGTCGAGATGAACGTCCGCGCCACGGTCGGCGGCACCATTTCGGCACCGACGCTGAGCGGCCGGGCCAATGTCGTTCGCGGGGACTACGACTTCGCTGGCAAGCGGTTCGTCTTCGACGAGGACGGCTATGTCACCCTGTCGACCGATCCTGCCCGCATCATCCTCAGCCTGTCGGCCACGCGCGAGGACCCGGCCCTGACGGCCACGGTCCGCGTTACCGGCACGGCAGCCAAGCCGGAGATCGAGCTGACCTCCGCCCCGGCCCTGCCCCAGGACGAAATCCTGTCGCAGGTCCTGTTCGGACGATCGGCGTCACAGCTGTCGGCGTTCGAGGCGGCGCAGCTGGGCTCGGGCGTGGCGTCGCTGGCCGGCGGTGCGGGCTTTGACGTACTGGGCAATCTGCGTGAACTCGCCGGTCTGGACCGGCTGTCGTTCGGGGGCGAGGCCTCGGCCATCACGGTGGCGGGCGGTCGCTACATCACCGACGACGTCTATCTGGAGATCATCGGCGGGGGCGAAGGCGGGGCTGCGGTCAATGTCGAATGGCAGGTGCGCCGCAATGTGACCGTCAGCTCCAGCTTCGGCGGTCAGGGTCAGGCCACCCTATCGGTGCGCTGGCGCCGCGAAAGCGGCCGGCCGGACGGTCGCACCGACCGCCGACCGAACCGCAACGCCCAGCGTTAGTCGCGGATCTTGTACTTGCCGAGGGCCGCAGCGCCGCGAATGCCCGAAATGTGGAACACGGCACCCAGCACCATCACGATTATGCCCAGGATCAGGTTCCAAAGGGGCGAGGAGGCGGAGACGCTCGCGTCCATACCCAGCTGCACCGTGCCCAATGACCCCAACAGACCATAGGCCGTAAGCAGCAGGAAGATGATCGGGATCACGATGTTGGGCTTGGCCCACTGCCAGAAGGCCAGACCCAGCTGAATGACCACGATGGCTCCTGCGATCCATGGCATGGCATCGGCCGCGCCTCCGACCATGGACTGCACCATCTCGGCGGACTCGGCAGGCTGGCCCGCAGACTGCGCCGCCGCCGCCTCCACCATGGCCGCGCGCATCGTTTCCATATTGGCGGCCAGCAAGGCCACCCCGATCGCCCCGTGAACCGCAGAGATCACAAGCGCAACCGCGCTGGCACGCGCCTTCTGCCTGGCCTCAGGTTCGGTTGTCGGGGCGTCGAGCGGGTTCAGCGCCTTGATCCAGCTGCTCATGATGGGTCTCCTCCCAGGATTAGGCGGTCAGGCTAGCGCGACGCGACCGCGCCGCGAAGGGAGAAACTTGCCTCATTCCCCCGCCTTCACCTTTCAGGTTCACCCGTCTAGGGTCCGACCCATGCGGATTCTTCCCCAGGACCAGACGGTTCTCGACCATGTCGGGCGCGCCGAAACGGCCATTATCGAGCGCGCCGTGCGCTGGTCCCAGGTCAACTCCGGCAGCCGTAACGCCGAAGGGCTGAACGCGGTCCTGGACCTGCTGGAAGCTGAAGCGGGCACGCTGTGCGCCGATGTCACGCGCATTCCCACCGCCGGCTCGACGACCATCGGCGACGACGGCAGCGTGCGGGCCGAGGCCCATGCCGATGCCCTGAAGATCACGGCCAGACCGGATGCCCCCATTCAGGTCGTGCTGACCGGCCACTACGACACCGTCTTTCCTGCCGAATCCGGCTTCCAGTCTGTGGTCACCCGCCCCGATGGGGCGCTGAACGGCCCCGGCATCGCCGACATGAAGGGCGGCATCTCGGTCATGCTGGCGGCGCTGGAGGCGTTCGAGACCCATCCCGACCGCGACCGCGTCGGCTGGACCGTCCTGTTGTCCCCGGATGAGGAGATCGGCTCGCCGGCCTCGGCCCCCCTGCTGGCACAGCTGGGGGCGGCGGGCCATGTCGGCCTGACCTATGAGCCGGCCCTGGCCGACGGCACCCTGGCCGGGGCGCGCAAGGGCAGCGGCAACTATCACCTGATCGTCACCGGAAAGGCCGCCCATGCGGGCCGGGCCTTTCACGAGGGGGCCAATGCGGTGGCCGGGGCGGCCATCATCGCTGCAGCCCTGCACGGACTGAACGGACGGCGCGAGGGTGTCACGGTCAATGTCGCCCGGATCAGCGGCGGCGGGGCCCTGAACGTCGTGGCCGACAATGCCGTGGTCCGGTTCAACGTCCGCGTGCCCGACGCCCAGAGTGCCGCCTGGATCACCGATGCGGTGGCCGAGATCGTCGCGTCGCCGCCCTTTCCGGGCCTGACCCTGGACCTTCACGGCGGCATGACCCGCGCGCCCAAGCCGATGGACGCCAGCCAGACGGCCCTGTTCGAGGCCGTGCGCCGGACCGGGGCCCTGCTGGGCCAGCCCATCGCCTGGACCCCTTCTGGCGGAGTCTGCGAGGGCAACAACCTGCATGCGGCGGGCCTGCCCAACATCGACACCCTGGGCGTGCGCGGCGGCGACATCCATTCGGACCGCGAGTTCGCCTGGCCTGACAGCTTTGCCGAACGCGCCCGGCTCAGTGCCCTGATCCTGTGCAAGATCGCCTCGGGCGAGATCGATGCCGTGGCGCTGAAGCGCCTGCGCCTGGAGACGATGTAGATGCTTGTCGTTCGCCCTGCCGGCCCTGCCGATCTGGATTTCCTGCTGGAACTGGCCATCCTGTCCGGCCCCGGCTTCACCAGCCTGCCTGAAGATCCCGATCAGCTGGCCGAGCGGCTGGATCTCAGCCGCGACAGCTTCGAAGGGTCCATCCCGGCTCAGGAACGCTGGTACACCCTCATGCTGGAGGAGACCGAGACCGGTGACGTCGACGGCATCGCCTCGGTCAAGGCGGCGGTGGGGTTGAAGCGGCCCTTCTTCTCGTTCCGGGTCAACAGCAACACCTCCTCCTCGCCATCTCTGAACATCCGGCTGGATCACCAGACCCTGGTTCTGGTCAATGAATGCACCGGCTGGTCCGAGGTGGGCTCGCTGTTCCTGAAGGCGGACCGGCGCAAGGGCGGGGCCGGACGGCTGCTCAGCCAGTCGCGCTACATGCTGATCGGGGCCCAGCCGGACCTGTTCGCCGAGACGGTGCTGGCCGAGCTGCGCGGGGTCTTCACCCCGGACGGAGCCTGTCCCTTCTGGGACCATGTGGCCCACAAATTCTTTCCCATGCCGTTCGACGATGCCGACATGATGACCGGCTCGACAGACAAGCAGTTCATCCTGGATCTGGCCCCGCGCCATCCCATCTATGTCGAGTTGTTGCCCGAGCCTGCGCGTGCCGTGATCGGCAAGGTCCACCCTCAGGGCGTTCCGGCGATGGCCCTGCTGGAATCGGAAGGCTTCCG
The genomic region above belongs to Brevundimonas vitisensis and contains:
- a CDS encoding translocation/assembly module TamB domain-containing protein; translated protein: MTDQPDIVETPDTPAEVERKKRTRLQALAFFGGIAAAAIVALLVVALVGGRMYLLSGPGRELVTGFLAGKKIGSYGRISVEGLSGDIFDDFRIARVTVTDAEGVWLDATNVRVDWSYLPLIARRFHATEISADRIRLIRRPIVEVSDDPPGSMPLDIDIDKLSADVELLEGFSQEYGRWKLTGDANVPRRGDKSASLNAYSVNRPGDFLRISATLGDSIDQLRLNLRANEAQGGPLAGALGYSPDEPFFATAIVNGEVIDAVVRTGDFVPLTVKGRYNGDTGLKVSGYFDFSGSDLLQPFVDRIGRTARFGLATVPSKREGYQGIGWRLISDNLNSNASGTLRVSDRSVPDGIRIEVSTPSLTRLAGTPVAGPAAYSAVFTGNQSDWKLDGQVSLNGADLASYRATRLAGPLSIDVNPQAMSVQGDIRGAGGSADGIIGALLGATPRVQFEAARLADGALLLRRVEATGQALSLTGSGSRNLLGGMSFRGRAEITDVGRIQRGARGTFGGPIQAASARTGAPWRLSFDGRGRNLAIGMEELDRLLGRSPRLELAGQLNGGRIELTRGQLTGAAGRASAKGLIEGNGRLRLALDWSAQGPFGVGPVAIDGAMTGNGALTGTIAQPRADLRAAFAQVAAGPLDLTGVDLILSFRKGADASDGRVAMTAGSNYGPARASGNFYLGGDRLRLTDVDLDAGGVQARGAVALSNNFPSSADLAFTARPGAFLTSGQADGRIRLTEGAGSETAIVEVNGRNVKLAGSPYVIRTLRLDGRGTLARLPFTLVTDVGGPTPVQFDGNGVYARDGRAQTVTLSGDGRVREIAFATRSPAVIALAGDGQVVRVDLGIGGGVLLGELRADSRAAILQADLTSVDLGSISPDLRGRVTGKVSLRGAGDDLSGSANVTLDRVRSADAPRGLAVGGTVNATLVDNRLRIVADARSNGAVEASADVTLPVVASAAPLRLAIDRTGAMSGQVSAKGQIQPIWDLFFGGERSLEGQIDADATLAGTLNAPRLNGRLDLTAGAFRDNGTGLRLGDVVLASRFDDEVAVIERFTATDTAGGTVSGTGRLGLREGGGSTARLDFTRFRVIDNEIAEARASGPLTITRATDGNITLAGELDIDEANISPNLPGSNGIVRMDVIEINRPGGNTVEVEEAVAPAPGPQINLDIRLRSPGGDVRVVGRGLNVEMNVRATVGGTISAPTLSGRANVVRGDYDFAGKRFVFDEDGYVTLSTDPARIILSLSATREDPALTATVRVTGTAAKPEIELTSAPALPQDEILSQVLFGRSASQLSAFEAAQLGSGVASLAGGAGFDVLGNLRELAGLDRLSFGGEASAITVAGGRYITDDVYLEIIGGGEGGAAVNVEWQVRRNVTVSSSFGGQGQATLSVRWRRESGRPDGRTDRRPNRNAQR
- a CDS encoding hydrolase; amino-acid sequence: MRILPQDQTVLDHVGRAETAIIERAVRWSQVNSGSRNAEGLNAVLDLLEAEAGTLCADVTRIPTAGSTTIGDDGSVRAEAHADALKITARPDAPIQVVLTGHYDTVFPAESGFQSVVTRPDGALNGPGIADMKGGISVMLAALEAFETHPDRDRVGWTVLLSPDEEIGSPASAPLLAQLGAAGHVGLTYEPALADGTLAGARKGSGNYHLIVTGKAAHAGRAFHEGANAVAGAAIIAAALHGLNGRREGVTVNVARISGGGALNVVADNAVVRFNVRVPDAQSAAWITDAVAEIVASPPFPGLTLDLHGGMTRAPKPMDASQTALFEAVRRTGALLGQPIAWTPSGGVCEGNNLHAAGLPNIDTLGVRGGDIHSDREFAWPDSFAERARLSALILCKIASGEIDAVALKRLRLETM
- a CDS encoding arginine N-succinyltransferase — protein: MLVVRPAGPADLDFLLELAILSGPGFTSLPEDPDQLAERLDLSRDSFEGSIPAQERWYTLMLEETETGDVDGIASVKAAVGLKRPFFSFRVNSNTSSSPSLNIRLDHQTLVLVNECTGWSEVGSLFLKADRRKGGAGRLLSQSRYMLIGAQPDLFAETVLAELRGVFTPDGACPFWDHVAHKFFPMPFDDADMMTGSTDKQFILDLAPRHPIYVELLPEPARAVIGKVHPQGVPAMALLESEGFRPNGLIDIFDAGPTVSCARDHIRTVRDARQMTVAIAPTIEAELPSLISTDSVGGFRAVRQRAHVEGDTATLTPETAEALRVRAGDTVRVKS